The window ATTCTTCCATGCCCAATCTGCGTGTAAGGCACGCGGGAGAACAGCATGATGGATTTTACCGGGCCATCCGCACTGACAGACAAATCCGGCAGCAGCAGCAGCCGGTCACTTAACGCCGCATAAGCAAAAGAAGATAAGGCGCCTACATGAATCGTCCCCCGGGCCATCCCCTGATTAAGAATGGCAGGCACTTCACTCACCATCTCTGCCGGATAGCTTAACGAAGAGGGGTGGAAATTGTGAAATACCGGCCATGAGTTGGTATAGCTGATTTTGCCAATAACGGTATGCTGAGGATTACTCATTCGTCTCCCCCCATCTGCGGAATAAATGGTGTTCAATGTTAAAGCTGTCCAGCACTTTCCCAACCATGAAGTTAACCAAATCATCCATGCTGGTCGGGCCAAAATAAAAGGCTGGCATTGCCGGTATTAGCTTGACTCCTAGCCGCGAAAGCTTCAGCATATTTTCCAGATGAATGGCATGAAGCGGTGTCTCACGGGGCACAAGCACCAGGGGTCTTCCTTCCTTCAGCATCACATCAGCAGCCCGCGTCATCAGGTTGTCCGAGCTTCCATGCGCTACAGCAGACAGCGTTCCCATCGAGCAAGGCATAATAATCATTCCTTCTGTACGGAAGGAGCCGCTGGCAATGGATGCCCCGATATCCGCAATAGGGTGATAAAGCAGAGAACCGGGATAGCCTTTGAACTGTTCGTTCAAAAAGCCTTCCCGGTCTGTGGCGGCAAAACCCAGTTCTTCTTTGAACACCCGCCAGCCTGCATTGCTGACCACAAGATGGACCGTATACCCCAGTGCAAGCAGGGTTTCCGTCAGACGGACGCCGTAAATTCCGCCGCTCGCCCCGGTGATTCCTACGACGAAGTGTTTCGGTTTCAGCTCTGTCATCAGTAAAACTGCACCACCAAGTCAATCAGAGTAAAGGAAAACACGACGATGCTCAGCACACCGTTCATTGTAAAAAACGCTGTCTGCAAACGGCTTAAATCGCTTGGGGACACAATATGATGTTCATAAAACAGGATAATATAAGCAATCAGCATTCCAGCCACATACCACCAGCTTAAATCAGTAATAAAGAGCAGGGAAACAAATCCGATACCCGTCAGAATATGGAATACCTTAGCAATATCCAGTGCACGGGCCACTCCAAAGCGCACAGGGATGGAATACAAGCCTTCTTTTACATCAAACTCAACATCCTGGCAGGAATAGATAATATCAAAACCGGCGGTCCAGAACACAATAGTGAAATAAAAAATCATGGCGGTCCAGTCTACATTGCCCGTAACCGCAACCCAGCCCCCCAGAGGAGCGAGCGCAATGGTTAATCCGAGGATCAGATGGCAGGCCCAGGTAAAACGCTTAGTGAAGGAATAGAACACCAGCAGAAATACAGCAATAGGCAGAAGCTGAGCAGATAGGGGATTCAGCTTAAAGGCTGCCCAGAATAATAAAAAGAACGAAATTGCGATGAACACTGATACTTCTCCAACCTTCAATAGCCCTGCGGGAATTGCCCTTCCGGCTGTCCGGGGATTCTTCGCATCACTAATCCGGTCTATCAGCCGGTTCAACCCCATAGCCGCGCTTCGTGCACCGAACATGGCGATAATGATCCAGCCAATCTGTGACCAGGATGGCAGCTGGCCGAACATTACAACGGATCCTAACAGCGCACCCATAAAGGCGAACGGTAAAGCAAATACAGTATGTTCAAACTTAATCATTTGCAGGAAAACGCCGACTTTTTTAAACATTACAATTCTCCTTGAACCCAATATGTAATGCAGCGATGCCTCCGGTCAAGGGGAAGGATTCCACTTTCTGCAGCCCGGTTTCACGAAAAATCACCGATAGCTGCTCTCTGTCCGGGAAGAGGGCCAGTGATTCCGGTAGCCATTTATATTGCTCATATCTTTTGGCAAACAGTTTACCCAGGAGCGGAAGCATCCGCTCAAAATAAAAATAATAAATGCCCTTGAACGGCTGCTTCATCGGTTTAGAAAGCTCCAGACAGACAACCATTCCTCCCGGTTTCACCACACGCTTCATTTCATTCAACACTTGAACGAGATCAGGCACGTTGCGAAGCCCGAAGCCTATTGTTGCATAGTCAAAGGAGTTGTCACCAAACGGAAGATCCATGGCATTGCCCTGGATGAGGGAGATACGGTCCTGAAGGCCTTGCGATTCAACTTTGCGCCGGCCCACTTCAAGCATTCCTGCACTGAAATCCAGTCCCATCACGGAACCGGTCTGGCTCGCCTCTGCGAGTGCGATACTCCAGTCACAAGTGCCGCAGCAAAGGTCTACTGCCGAATCGCCCCGCTTCATCGCCATCTTGCGCATGGTGAATTTACGCCAGGCTTTATGGCGGCGGAAGCTCAAAATATCATTCATCAGGTCATATTTACCTGCGATGCTCTCAAATACGGAATGAACAAATTGCTCTTTCGGCTTAACACCTTTATCACCCAAAGCAGAAGTCTTCTCTATCGTCATACTCTACCCCTCCACGGCTGCTTGTCCAGAAATTTTCATCTGCAGGAGGAAGCGGTCCAGCACTGTGCTGAGCTCACTGATCAGATGCTCGTCCTTAATACCCTGCAGCAGTCCTTGGATGGACTGAAGCGATTCGTGAAGCTTGTCGGTCAGCAGGGTGTCACATTTGTATTTCATTTTCAGTTTCTTCCAGTCCTTAAGGTCCATGTTCTGCCCGCGAAGCAGTTCAACCTCATCCTCCGATGCACTCTCCAGCATTTTCCAGTAACAGTACCCTTCCCGGGCATTTCCGGGATCATTACTGCGCCGCAGTTCGGAGCACACCGTTTCACAATGGCTAAACTCGGCCAGCAGCTTCTCCCAAAGTTCGGTGAGCGCCCCTTCAATCATCGGTGTAAAAGAAAGGAACAGCCGCATATTGAGCTGAACCGAATGCCGCAAATATTGTTCCGCGGAGAGCAGCATCTCCTTCATTTTGCCGTATAAACGGGCCTTCATCACGTTAAAGTCAGCGATCGCCGAACTTAAACTGCCCACCATCTCAATCTGTCCGCGTTTCGCAAGCAAGTGATAGAACCAGCCGCTGAAATAGTCGCCGGCCAGCACTTTAAGCTGCCGGGAACGCATAAGGTCGCCACCGGGATCATCCTGAGTACGGTCGATGATCTCATGCGTATCGAGAGCGAGCTGCACAAGGCCAGTAACAAGCGTGTAGAGCTCCCTGTTACGGTCTTCAGCTTCAGTGCCGTAACTCAGAAAAATATATAACAAATGACTACGCCCATCCGAAAACGGCGGCAATTCCGTATGCCGCTGAATCATGTCGTAGTCTGTGTAGGGTTGAACTAATTGCGGTATGCGGTACGGTTTCATTTCAGCCTCCGAAGCCATTGACGTTATTACAATATCTTTGTTCACAATCTTGTCTATTATATCACATGTTTTTTTGTCACGCACGATGGGGCGTCCTAGTTTCTTTTACCCATATCAGGGATAAATGAACTGCTTCCGCCACAGCTCGCTTTCACTAATACGGAAGCCTTTCTTAAGGCGGTCAGGCAACGGCCCATTGCCGGCCCATTGCAGCTCCTGCTGCAGCTGGAGCGACCATTCCTTACGGCGGATATCCCCGGCGAGCAAGAGGCGCCGGCTGTCCAGCCATTTATCCTCCGCTACGATACGCAGCAGCAGCTGGTCAATATTCTCCGTGTCTTGAAAGGCAAAAGAAACCGCCAGTGCCATGTTCTGATATAACTCCTGAGGCTCATGATCGTTGCCAGTTACCTTTAGATCCAGCGACAGGATCTGATTCTTCCAGCCGACACTGTCAATGTCGAGGCTGAAGGGCAGCTTGCTTATCACATCTACGAGATTATCATTTGCAAGCGTGGTACTGCCCCTGCCAAGGGTCTCCACCGAGCGAGACTGCTGCAGAGCTGGTTCGAGGGACGCCAGACGCGGCAAGATTACAGCAACCGCAGCGGTCAGCAGCATTGCAATTCCGATCAGCCAGCTCCGGTTCATAGCCCGCCCCCTATCCATAGTTTCCGCCAAGCAGTGACATTATACGATCATACAGACTTGCCTATATCTAGTTATATTTTGAAAAAAAGCAGGCTATGCCTGCTTTTCAGCTTTCACTCTCCAGTTGTCCGTGTTTGCTCCATATTTCTGCTTTACCGCGGATTTTCATAGCTGAGGTATGATCGGTGAATTGAGCGATCAGCACCTCTCCTTTATCCAGCTTCTCCGTGTGGTGAAACCGCGTATCCAGGCCCCGGGTAAGGCCGATTACCTGAACGCCGTTCTCCTTGGCCTTTACCACGATGTATTCGCTGCCGGCCGGTGCAGGGCTAACGCCATTATTCTTCTCGGTCATGTTTAATCCTCCTTAACGTTTTAGTCCTGCAACAACAAATGCCGCCTTGGAGGGCGGCATCGTCAATACTCGGAAAGAGACTATAGGATTGATATGTAGAAATCTCTATTTGATTCCGTCTTTAAGCGCTTTACCTGGTTTGAAAGCAGGTACTTTGCTTGAAGGAATTTCGATTTCTTCACCAGTTTGCGGGTTGCGGCCTTTACGTGCGGAACGTTCGCGCACTTCAAAGTTTCCGAATCCAACCAGTTGTACTTTATCGCCGCTTTGCAGAGCTCCTGTGATCGCTTCGAAAACGGCATCTACCGCTTTAGTAGCATCTTTCTTGGGAAGTTCAGTTGCTTCTGTAACTACGTTGATCAAATCTGATTTATTCATGTCTTCTCACCTCCCTGGGCAAATTTCCGGTATCATACACTGTTTCCGTTTCAACGCAAAATATACGTGATAATCCCGTTTATTACTAGATACTGGCGCCCTTCTTCCTAGAAGCGCAACAAACTTATAGTAATACAGCCCACCCATAATTTCAAGGCGTTACTCAAAAAAGGAGCAGAAAGTATCATTTGAGGAGAGAATATCCGCTGAAATGATAGACTAATACTGTTAGATTCTTCAATTTAAGTACAAAAAAGAGAGCGGATTATCCTCCGCTCCCTTTTCTGACAACTGGTTCATCAGGTATCGTTGATTTATAAAATAATGGCGATAAGTCCGCCTGAGCCCTCATTAATGATTCGTCCAAGCGTTTCCTGCAGCTTATAGCGGGCATTGTCCGGCATCATGGCGATTTTGCCCTGTATGCCTTCACGCACGATGGAATGCAGTGAGCGGCCGAAAATATCTGACTCCCAAATTTTAATGGGGTCATTCTCAAAGTCCTGCATCAGATAGCGCACCAGCTCTTCACTCTGCTTCTCAGTGCCGATAATCGGCGAAAATTCCGATTCCACATCAACCCGGATCATATGAATGGATGGGGCTGTCGCCTTCAGGCGGACTCCAAAGCGTGATCCTTGGCGGATCAATTCCGGTTCATCGAGCGCCATTTCAGCCAGCGACGGTGCAGCAATACCGTAGCCTGTTGTTTTGACCATTTCCAGCGCTTCTGAGAAACGGTCGTATTCACGCTTGGCATGTGCGAAGTCCTGCATCAGCTGCAGCAGATGATCTTTGCCGCGGATTTCAACACCGACCACTTCCATGAGCACCTGATCGTACAGCTCTTCTGGAGCGTACAGATCAATTTCAGCCACTCCCTGACCCATGTTCATGCCGCTGAGTCCGGCTCTGTCAATGAAGTCATATTCGGTAAACTGGGAGACCAGACGGTCGACATCCCGCAGACGGCGGATATCTTTTACCGTATCCCGGACGGAATTCTCGTAGCTGCTGCGCAGCCAGTGGTTCTCGCCAAGCACCATGACCCAGCTAGGCAGATTGACGTTAACCTCATGTACCGGGAATTCATAGAGCACTTCCCGCAGCACACCGGTCACATCCTCCTCCGTCATATTGGCGGCGCTGAGCGTCATCACCGGAATATCGTATTTCAGAGCCAGCTCACTGCGGAGCTGCTGTGCTTCCTCACTGCGCGGCCGTGTAGAGTTGATTACAAGCACGAACGGCTTGCCGACCTCCTTCAGTTCAGCAATAACACGCTCTTCCGAGTCAATGTAGGAGTGGCGCGGAATTTCAGCAATTGTGCCGTCCGTAGTCACTACTACACCCAGTGTGGAGTGCTCCTGAATCACTTTGCGTGTGCCAATCTCCGCCGCTTCCTGAAAAGGAATCGGTTCCTCAAACCAAGGTGTGGAAATCATACGGGGCCCGTTTTCATCCTCGTAGCCCTTTGCGCCTTCGACGGCATACCCTACACAATCGACCAGCCGGACATTCACTTCAAGGCCTTCCGCAACCTTGATCTGCACCGCGTTGTTCGGCACAAATTTCGGCTCTGTTGTCATGATTGTTTTGCCAGCTGCGCTCTGCGGCAGTTCATCCACAGCTCTTACCCGGTCTGCTTCGCTCGTTATGTTCGGCAGAACAATCGTCTCCATGAAGCGTTTGATGAATGTCGATTTCCCCGTGCGAACCGCGCCGACGACGCCAAGATAAATGTCTCCGCCGGTACGCTCGGCAATGTCCTTGAAAATATCCACTTTTTCCAAAAGAGATCCCCTCCTCATATTACTCCGAAGAAAAAATGCCTGAAGAGCATCGACTTCGCGTTCCGCCGGTAAACTGACCCTTGCAGGACATCCACCGGACTTGGCATTGCCCGCCAGGGAGCCTAGCCTGCCTAAGCGGAACATTCTTGCCCCGCGCTAAACTCCGAATGCTCGGACATGCATTTGGACTAGTATCATCATATGTATCCGGAACGGATTTATGACCCGCAGCTGAGCAATTTATACACGAATTTCACAAAAGCCAGCTGCTGCCCGGAAACCTTCTCATCAAGCATATGAAAAACGGGCGGCGTATAGAACTGATTCACTCTTTTCAAAGCACAGGCAAACACAAATAAGCCCCCTGAGTTAGGGGGATGGTTATACACTGCTGATTATTTACT of the Paenibacillus pedocola genome contains:
- a CDS encoding HU family DNA-binding protein, which encodes MNKSDLINVVTEATELPKKDATKAVDAVFEAITGALQSGDKVQLVGFGNFEVRERSARKGRNPQTGEEIEIPSSKVPAFKPGKALKDGIK
- a CDS encoding heptaprenyl diphosphate synthase component 1, translated to MKPYRIPQLVQPYTDYDMIQRHTELPPFSDGRSHLLYIFLSYGTEAEDRNRELYTLVTGLVQLALDTHEIIDRTQDDPGGDLMRSRQLKVLAGDYFSGWFYHLLAKRGQIEMVGSLSSAIADFNVMKARLYGKMKEMLLSAEQYLRHSVQLNMRLFLSFTPMIEGALTELWEKLLAEFSHCETVCSELRRSNDPGNAREGYCYWKMLESASEDEVELLRGQNMDLKDWKKLKMKYKCDTLLTDKLHESLQSIQGLLQGIKDEHLISELSTVLDRFLLQMKISGQAAVEG
- a CDS encoding demethylmenaquinone methyltransferase, translated to MTIEKTSALGDKGVKPKEQFVHSVFESIAGKYDLMNDILSFRRHKAWRKFTMRKMAMKRGDSAVDLCCGTCDWSIALAEASQTGSVMGLDFSAGMLEVGRRKVESQGLQDRISLIQGNAMDLPFGDNSFDYATIGFGLRNVPDLVQVLNEMKRVVKPGGMVVCLELSKPMKQPFKGIYYFYFERMLPLLGKLFAKRYEQYKWLPESLALFPDREQLSVIFRETGLQKVESFPLTGGIAALHIGFKENCNV
- a CDS encoding UbiX family flavin prenyltransferase, whose amino-acid sequence is MTELKPKHFVVGITGASGGIYGVRLTETLLALGYTVHLVVSNAGWRVFKEELGFAATDREGFLNEQFKGYPGSLLYHPIADIGASIASGSFRTEGMIIMPCSMGTLSAVAHGSSDNLMTRAADVMLKEGRPLVLVPRETPLHAIHLENMLKLSRLGVKLIPAMPAFYFGPTSMDDLVNFMVGKVLDSFNIEHHLFRRWGETNE
- the spoIVA gene encoding stage IV sporulation protein A, which produces MEKVDIFKDIAERTGGDIYLGVVGAVRTGKSTFIKRFMETIVLPNITSEADRVRAVDELPQSAAGKTIMTTEPKFVPNNAVQIKVAEGLEVNVRLVDCVGYAVEGAKGYEDENGPRMISTPWFEEPIPFQEAAEIGTRKVIQEHSTLGVVVTTDGTIAEIPRHSYIDSEERVIAELKEVGKPFVLVINSTRPRSEEAQQLRSELALKYDIPVMTLSAANMTEEDVTGVLREVLYEFPVHEVNVNLPSWVMVLGENHWLRSSYENSVRDTVKDIRRLRDVDRLVSQFTEYDFIDRAGLSGMNMGQGVAEIDLYAPEELYDQVLMEVVGVEIRGKDHLLQLMQDFAHAKREYDRFSEALEMVKTTGYGIAAPSLAEMALDEPELIRQGSRFGVRLKATAPSIHMIRVDVESEFSPIIGTEKQSEELVRYLMQDFENDPIKIWESDIFGRSLHSIVREGIQGKIAMMPDNARYKLQETLGRIINEGSGGLIAIIL
- a CDS encoding UbiA-like polyprenyltransferase, with translation MFKKVGVFLQMIKFEHTVFALPFAFMGALLGSVVMFGQLPSWSQIGWIIIAMFGARSAAMGLNRLIDRISDAKNPRTAGRAIPAGLLKVGEVSVFIAISFFLLFWAAFKLNPLSAQLLPIAVFLLVFYSFTKRFTWACHLILGLTIALAPLGGWVAVTGNVDWTAMIFYFTIVFWTAGFDIIYSCQDVEFDVKEGLYSIPVRFGVARALDIAKVFHILTGIGFVSLLFITDLSWWYVAGMLIAYIILFYEHHIVSPSDLSRLQTAFFTMNGVLSIVVFSFTLIDLVVQFY
- the mtrB gene encoding trp RNA-binding attenuation protein MtrB; its protein translation is MTEKNNGVSPAPAGSEYIVVKAKENGVQVIGLTRGLDTRFHHTEKLDKGEVLIAQFTDHTSAMKIRGKAEIWSKHGQLESES